Genomic DNA from Halalkalicoccus tibetensis:
TAGTCGAACGTATCGATGAATCGAGGAAATTAGACTCTATCCTCCTCCCGGTGGCTGGTGGACCAAATACTAAATTGGCAGCAACTGTCGCGGGCGCCCTTGCTCGAGTTCATGCTGCAGAGCTTCATGTAGTAACAATTCGCTCTCCAACGAATACGTCTCGTGAGCAAAAGAAGGCAGAAGAAATGCAAACTCGAATTATTGGGAATTTTACTGGGGTTTCTGTTATTAAACAAGATATTATCGAACATCCTTCTGTTACTGATATACTCATTGACCAATCTACAAACTATGATCTCATGGTACTTGGTGCCGCCTCCAGTACGCTTTTCAAACGTTCGTTAGTTGGTTCGCTACCAGAACACGTTGGACGAGAATCGCAGTGTCCAGTAATTATCACAAAGCGCTATCAAAACGCTCGCTCGCTAATGGCACGTACAGTCTCTCAAACCCGAAATCGATTACCACTATTCAGATGACTAATTCTCATTTCTTTCACTATATGACTGTATAGATGGCCAAGGAATTACTTTCGCAAGTATAATATGCGTGACAGCGCCCCGATCTTTCGTCTTTTGAACGACTGTTAGAGCAGATCGTAGTGGGGGCAGGCAACGATGTATATAGTGATCGCATTCGAGGGAATCATCTCAAAGAGGTATATGAACTCGAAACGCTGGGTTTCGGTTCAAGGAGCCAATCAGCCCGGTATGAAGTCGATCGGCATGAAGTCCAGTCAACTAAGCCCCTCCACAACGTACTCTTCTTACAGACGATGGAATTGAGGCTAGGACCGATCTCGTCGCATTCGCTTTCAGGAATACTGATTATATGCCTTGCATGGATCGGCCTTGTCTGGCTGTCTCTTCGATACACGATGATTCCGGATTTAGTGTATATATTTGGGACGTTCGCTATCATCTGCTGGATAGGATGGGTGATCTTCTATATGTTGGCGACACCTTACCAGTATACTAACTCTGCAAAACAGAATTCGGCCCCAGAGAGCAAACCACCAACAGTGTGTCCCTCATGCCAATCAAAACACTCCTATCGAGCCCGATTTACCACTGGTGGTGGATGGCGAGTCTCTGAGTATGTCTGTGAAAACTGTGGTCGACGAGAAAAGCGATACTGATCGTGGTCTGTGCACGTTGTTTCCAAATATACGAACAATGGACAGCCGATATTGGCGCAGCGTATGAAATTGCTCGACATACTGTCGAAAATATCGAGATGGTTGCAGGAGCACCATTTCCATCTGTGTTAGGCGAGAAGCTAAACGATTCGGAGGCGACACTTCGTATTCGGTTCTGGGTTAATCGGCCAAATGCAGAAAAACTCTGGTAAGTTGAAGATGAGATACTTCGTAGGGTAAAAGCAGCTC
This window encodes:
- a CDS encoding universal stress protein, which codes for MLNISSSKAAILVPIANPETATHLVSTAIDLAIDRDLRIELLTVIRVPEQLPLAAGKRLIDTEQDVLNDATELVQDHDIEVTGRIRFARSVASGILTTIDEYDIELTLLGWRGRPRRRDIVLGSHLDQILKNATCDVLVERIDESRKLDSILLPVAGGPNTKLAATVAGALARVHAAELHVVTIRSPTNTSREQKKAEEMQTRIIGNFTGVSVIKQDIIEHPSVTDILIDQSTNYDLMVLGAASSTLFKRSLVGSLPEHVGRESQCPVIITKRYQNARSLMARTVSQTRNRLPLFR